The genomic stretch CGCCTACGTCAACCGTCGGTTCGTCGAGATCTTCGGCTACGAACCGGACAAGGCGACCACATCCCCCGAATGGGTCCTGCAGATCTTTCCCGACGATGGTTACCGGCAGGAAGCCATCGACGCCTGGCATGCGGATCTCGAGCGGTCGGTCCCGGGCCAGATCCGGCCCCGGACGTTCACCATCCGGGACCGGGACGGGGCGAAGAAGACGATCCTCTCCCGCGCCGTCACCCTCTGCGACGGGACACAGTATGTCACCTGTGAGGATATCACCGAGGAGGCGCGGGCTTACCGCCTCCTCGTCGCGGACATCGCCGACCTACGGCAGCGTGAGCAGGAACTCCTTATCAAGGACCGGGCGATAGCCTCCACGCGGCAGGCGGTCGCCCTCCTCGGCCCGGACGGGGTGGTGAACTACGCGAACGCCGCGTATCTCGCCCTCTGGGGCTACCCGGCCCCAGAAGATGTGCAGGGGTCGGATTTCTCCCGGTTCTGGGAACGCCCCGACGAGATCGGGGAGATCGTCCGGACGGTCCTCGACGGCGGATCCTGGCACGGCGAACAGACCGGCCTCCTGAACGGCGGCGAGAAGTTCCAGGCGGATCTCCTCGGGACGCCGATCGTGGCCGAAGGCGGCAGGGTGATCGGGATGATGGCGGCAGTTATCGGCCGAAAGGCAGTAACTTGAGCGCCACAGGGTGACCCCCGCCAACCCCAAAGGATATAAAATCCTATGCCCGGCAGTACCGATCTGCAGTACCGCCCGGCAATTCCGGTTCGTAAAGGCTTATTGTTCCCCGGAGACACCCCGCATCTACCCAAGGGGGTGAAGAGATGCAGAAGACTATCGAGAGGAGAGAGGCACAGGAGGAGGGCAACGCGGAGACCCGGGAGCTGATGTACGCCATGCTCAACGGCGATACCTACACCAGCTTGCAGGCCATCGGTGCCCTCGGGGCCATGGGGGCTCCGGCGGTCGGGCCGCTGGTGCGGGCGCTGCTTGCCGTCGACAGCGATGCACGCTGGGTCGTGGCGATGGCGCTCGCCCGTGCCGGAACAGAAGCCGTGGAACCGCTCATCGGGGTTGTGCTCGTCGCGGACGACGGGATCAAGAACCCGGCGATCTGGGCGCTTGCCGAGATCGGCGACCAGAGAGCGGTCGACCCACTGGTCGGCGCCCTCCGGACCAGCCGGTCCGAGTGCTGCCGCGCCCTGACCGCCGCGGCCCTGCTGAAACTCGGCGACCCCGCGGGGATCGCCGAGGTGGAGAAGGAGTTCGAGCGGTCGGGCGCGGGGTTCCGGGGCCTTGCCATGGAGGCCTTCGAGGGGACGTGAGGCTCACCTCGGGGTATTTTTTTTGCCGTCTTTCGGAGCGGCATTGATGGGTAACTTCTAATAGAGCCCGCAAACAAGAGATCAGTATGCAGGGGCGCCAAATCCTCGTCCTGATCCTCCTTGCAGCAGCCGTCATAGCCGGGGGCTGCACGGCCGAAGAGGATACCGCAGATGCGCAACCGGTCTCCCGGACACCCGCGCCGACGGAGGTGCAGGCGGTGGGAGCGAGCCAGCCGGCCCCAACGCCGCACGTGCCGCCCCGCGGGAAGGATCAGCCGCAGAGCGTGGGGTTCGTCGACCCCGCGACCTACCACATCCCGACCCCGACGCCCACGACGACGATGATGAAACCGCCACAAGATGTTCGGATCTCCGGGAAGCTGGTAGACTACGCAGAGGTGACCTGCGAGTACCCTCCCCGCGTTCTCGCCACCGAGGTCTACCACATCCCCTTCCCCTACTGGGCCGTCAACGTGAGCGCAACGCCGATGAACGAATACCCGTGGCTCGCGGTGGAGATCCGCGATCCCGACGACCCGAACCGGATCGTCGAGGAAATCAGGTACTCCCGGAACGATATCCTTGTTCCTGGAAAGGATTCGGACGGAAAAGAAGAGCAATTTATCATCCAGGAGGGGTACGACGACTACTACTTCTCGATCCGCTCGGAGTCGTTGAAGTCGCTCACCATCACCATCAGGGTTCCGGAGAAGTACCTCGTCTAGGCGGGAGGAACTTCCGCCCCCTCTTCTGCAGCACGGAGTTCGCGGCCGTAATCGGCGATCGCGGCAGCGTACTCCCGCCACGCACTATCTGCCTCGGCGATGTTGCGGTCTGCCGCGTTGTAATCCCGCACCTCATAGGCACCCGCGGCCGACGACCAGAGCGTGAACGCACGGTTCAGGTTGTCGAGCGCCCGGACGTATGCCGACTGCGCTCCGGCGTAGGCTTCCGGGACGGCGTCGGCCGCGACGATCTGGCGGTGGTAGGCCGTAACATCTCTGCCGTACCTCGCGATTGCCGCAAGTTCCCGGGCATGGGCGTCGCATTCGGCAACCGAGAGGTCGTTTGTGGGGGTGCGCATATGCGCGGAGATCTTATCGTAAACCAGGAAGAGATCAGCCTCCGACGCCGCGACGTGGCTTTCGAATGCCGAAACCTGCTGGCCTTCGGTGTAACTCATAGCGAGCACCCCCCCGATCAGAAGAACCGCTATCGCGGCAACCGCCACCCCGGCGGCGGTAAGAGCCTTCCTCCGGTCGACGGCCAGTTTCGGGATTTTCAGGTCCGGGAGCTTGGGGATCTTCAGGCCGCCGGATGGTTCGGGGCTATCGGGATCCATGCCCGTCACGCTCCCCCCGCGGGCAGACGGGCCGGGAAGATGCGGTATTCTCCCGGCGCGGGGATGTAGCGGAGCGGGACGATCTCTGGGGTCTCGGACTGCACGCTCGGGAGACCCGTCCCGATGGCGTCCCCGATGGCCCGCGGGGTTCCCCAGATCGCCGTGGAACCGGCCGAGACGTTCCACCACTCAAAATCCGTCCCCTCGACGTAGTAGTAATGCTGCCCCCCATACGTGAAGTACCTCGGCGTGTATTTCGCATAATATGGGTTGAACTCGTTCATCCGGATGCCGAGGGCCATATGATCCGAGTATCGGAGCAGCACCGTGTCGTAGCCGAGGGCGTCGAGGAGCCCCGCCATCAGGATGGCCGCGTCCTCGCAGTCCCCCCTTCCGTCGACGAGCATCTCGACGGGGTATTTCGGATATTCGACGCCGTCCTCCCAGTACATGGCATGGCGGGGGAGGACGCCCTCGGTATAGGAGGTCGTGTTGTCGTCCCTATCGTAGGGGATCTGCTGGACGAAGAAGACGAGGTTCATCAACCGGAAGTAATCCTCGTCCGGATTGGCTGCCGGGGGCGCGATCCGGCGGGCGAGATCCTCAAGGGCCGGCCGGTCGACATCCGCGAGCGCATACCTCCCCCAGGAGGCAGACTTGCTGAACCGCGGCGTCTCCCGGTGCTCACGGAAGAGCGCCTCCGGAACCGTGACCTGTGTCGTCTGGACGCCGCCGTCGATAGCCGTCCACCGGAAATTCCGGGCGGAGACCTCACCGTCCTCCGGGAACGGCGTCGGCGCCGGTACCGGCGCGGGCGGGATGTATACGGGCGGGTCGCCGACCGGCACAGTACCGCGAGAGCCAAAGCCGATCGGCTCCCCGAGGAGAGCGGGTTTCACTACGAGGGCGACGACCAGGATCACGACCGCACCCGCGATGACCGGGATGACGTCCTTCCACTCCATAGCAGAATCCCGAACAACGGCCTCCGGTAGAGATGTTTGCTATCTACCGTTTAAAAACGTTAACTGTTCTGCTCAGGGTGAGGTTTGTTCCGAAATGAGTTAATAGAGGATACAAGAGATGCGAGGGCGAACGGCCTCCGGGCGCCATCCTGCCGGAACCGGCCGGCGGAAGAGGCGCCAGTTCCGGATCATCTCATCCTAGGCGCGGGCTCCGGAGGGCAGATCCCCTCGAGTCCGGCCAGCTGCTCCCCCGGTTCGGCCGCATACCCGCAGACCGAAGGATAGTACCGGGTGACGTACTCCTTGAGCATCCGGAGAGAGCAGTACTGCGGGGCGACGCTCTTTATCGACTCTTTCATCATCCGGACCCACTTGTGCGGGACGTCGTTCATCGTCCGCGAATAGTAGAGCGGCGCAACCTCGTTCTCGATGAGATCGTAGATCGTCTCCGCATCGGCCCGGTTATCCCCCGGGGCGGTCGCGTGGCCCTCGAAACCCCATCCGTTCCTGCCGTTGTAGCCCTCGACCCACCAGCCGTCCAGAACCGAGAGGTTCAGCACCCCGTTCATCCCCGCCTTCATCCCGCTCGTGCCGCTCGCCTCCATCAGCGGGACCGGGGTGTTCATCCAGACATCGACGCCGTGAACCATGTAGCGCGCAAGCTGCTCGTTGTAGTCTTCGACAAACGCTATCCGGCCGCCGAACCGTGGGTCCTGCGAGTACTGATAGATCGTTTGCAGGATCCGTTTGCCCTGCTCGTCGGCCGGGTGGGCCTTCCCGGCGAAGACGAACTGCACCGGCCTCCAGCGGTTGTTCACGATTCGATCGAGCCGATCCAGGTCCTCGAAGATGAGATCCGCTCGCTTATACTCGGCAAATCGGCGGGCGAACCCGATCGTCAGCGCCGGGGTGTCGAGCATGAGCCCCTCGGCTGCGAGGTTTGCAGGCTCATTCCGGTGCCTCGCCCATTTGCGGCGTTTCCGATCCCGGATCCGGGCAAAGAGTTTCATCTTCAGCCACTGGTGCTCGCGCCAGAGTTCTTCGTCCGGGATCTCATCGACAACCTCCCAGATGATCGGGTTGTCGTAATCCTCCCGCCAGTTCGGGTAGATCGGATCCATGTACCGGTCGATGAGCGCCTCGATCCGATGGTTCAGCCACGTCGGCACGTGAACGCCGTTCGTGATGGCGTCGATCGGCACCTTCTCAGGAGGGAGGTCGGGCCAGAGGGGCTGCCACATCTCCCGGGCGACCTCGCCGTGCTTTTTGGAGACACCGTTGTGGAACCGGGTCATCCGGAGCGCAAAAGCGGTCATGTTGAACCCGGCGCCCGGGTTATGCGGGTCGTCGCCGAGCGCCATGAACCCGTCCCAGGAGAGATCCAGCGACGAGGAGTAACTCCGGAAGTACTTCGCCATCAGGTCCTCGGGGAAGACGTCGTGGGCGGCCGCCACAGGGGTGTGGGTGGTGAAGACCGAGGTGCCCCTGACCTGTTCGCGCGCCTCATCGGGGGACATCCCGGCAACGAGCCGCTCGCGGAGCCGCTCGAGGAGGGCAAACGCCGAATGCCCTTCGTTCAGGTGCATCGCCGAGTACTCCACGCCGAGGGTATGGAGAACCTTCCTCCCGCCGATGCCGAGCACCAGCTCCTGCCGGAGCCGGCACTCGAGCTCTTTTAAGTAAAGGCGATGAGAGATGTTCCGGTTCTCGGGATGGTTCTCATCGATATGGGTGTCAAGGAGATAGAGGGGGACCCGTCCCACCTGGACCTTCCAGACCGCGACGTAGATCGGCGGGTCGATCAGGGGCACCTGCACCACGAGCTGCTTTCCGTCGTCGCCGAGCACCCGGAGAACCGGGGCGGCGTCACGATCCAGGATCTCCGCGACGTTCTTCTGCCACCCGTCCGCCTCGATGTGCTGGTGGAGATAGCCTTCGGCGTACATGAACCCGACGGCGACCGTCGGCACGCCGAGATCGCTCGACGCCTTGACGTGGTCGCCCGCGAGGATCCCGAGCCCTCCCGCGTAGAACGGGAGCGAGTGGTGCAGCCCGAACTCGCTCGAGAGGTAGGCGATCGTCAGCGGGGTCCGCCCGGGGTAGTGTTGTGCAAACCAGCTCGTCCCCGGCGTCATGTACTCGTGAAACCGGTGCATGATGATGTCGTAGCGGCGGAGGTACTCCGGGTTCGCCGCCGCCCGCTCGAAGAATCGCGGCGGGGTGTCGAGAAGCATCCTGACCGGGTTGTGGCGGCTCATCTTCCATTCCGCCCGGTTCAGCATCTTGAAGAGCACGCTCGCCGAGGAGTGCCAGCTCCACCAGAGGTTGTACGCGAGGTCGACCAGCCCGAAGATCCGTTCCGGAACGTGGGCAAACCGGTCATAAGGTATCTCCGTCTTCATCCGACCCGCATTACCTGTAGCACCTGATAAGTGCTTCTGTCACGAGTGACGGGCGGGCAGGAACCGGCTCACCGCCGCTCTTCGCGCTCCATGAACTCCCGGATCTCCTCGATTCGCCTCCTCGCACGTGCATACCGTTCCTGCTCGTCCATGGGATTCCGGTAACGGATCGGGATACGTATACCTATCCTTACACCACCGCGGCAGGGAGCGGGAGGTGTCCGGCGGGAGGCAGGCCGCCTCTTGCGGTCTTTGGGGGCGATAGCAGAAGGACGGCGCGGATGGGATACCAGTTTTTGCGGATACGGTCTCACGATGGAAAACGGACATTGAAAGGTATTATATGCGCCGTTTACCGATCTTCCTTCAAGAAGACCCGAAGGAGGGGGACTCGCGTGCGGCAGATGATCGAGGCAACCGAACTCACGAAGAACTACGGCAACGTCACCGCCGTGAACAGGGTATCGTTCTCTGTCGCGGAGGGGGAGCTCTTCGGCCTGCTCGGGCCGAACGGTTCGGGGAAGACGACGATGATCCGGATGCTGACCGGGCAGATTCCGCCGACGGCAGGATCGGCCCGGGTGATGGGGCTCGATCCGGCGAACGACCCCATCGGGGTCCGGGGGCTCGTCGGGATCATTCCCGAGCAGGAGACGCCGCCGAGTTTCCTCACCGCGGAGGAGTACCTCCGCTTCGTGGCCGGCATCCGCAACCTCGACTCCGTCGACGAACGGTGCGACCGCTGGTTCGACCTGCTGGAGTTCCAGGACAAGCGGGATGTCCTCTGCAAGGATCTCTCGCGGGGCACCCGGCAGAAACTGATGTTTGCGCAGGCGTTCCTCCACGAACCCCGTCTCGCCCTCATCGACGAGCCGCTGATCAACCTGGACCCCATCATGCAGCGGACGGTCAAAGACTTCCTCACCAGTTACGTCCAGGGCGGCGGGACCGTCTTCATCTCCACCCACATCCTCGAGATCGCCGAGGAGATCTGCGACCGTATCGGGATCATCCACAACGGCAGGCTCCTCCACTCCGGCCCGGTCGAAGACCTCGTCGCGACGGGCAGGCACCTCGAGTCCTTCTTCCTCGACCTGGTGCGGGGCGATGCCGGTGCCTGACCTCTTTTACGCGATGATGAAGGAAGAGTGGCGGATGCACTCGACGATCTTCGGGAGCCTCGGGTTCGCGCTCTTCCCGGCGGTCATCGCGGTCTTCGCCTTTCTCGGGTCGCTCACCCTCCCGATCTTTGCAGACGTCTTCCCGTACGACGTGGTCGCGCTCCTCATACACGCGCTCTTTCTGCTCATGGGCGTGATGGTGGGATCGTTCGGCCTCATGGGCCGGGAGTTCATGAACCGGCGGTTCGGGCAGGCAAGCCTCATCGCCTACGCTTCCCGGAGCCTCCCGGTCTCGGAACGGCGGATCTTCGCCGCGTTCCTCATAAAGGATACCGTCTACTACATCCTGCTCTACGTCCTTCCCTTTGCCGCCGGGTTCACCGCGGCGACGCCGTTCACCGGCCTCGACCCGGCTCTGGGGCTCCTCGCGTTCGTCTCCCTCGCGCTCGCCTTTCTCCTCGGGCTCTCCGCCGTCTGCTTCCTCTCGACCCTCTACGCACGCTCCGTCGCGCTCCTCGCCGGAACGGCGGCGGTGCTTGCGGTTGCGGCGCTTGCGGCGTTCCGCCTCGGGGCGATGACCATCTCCACCGTCCTTCCCCCCTATGCCTTCTTCCTCGACCCCGCCCTGGAACCGCTCGCGCTCTCGCTCCTCCTCATCCTGGTGCCGGCGGCCGCATCCGTTATCTTCGTCACCGTCGATTACCCGGACCGGACGAAGCGGTTTACCAACCGCCTCGATCCTCTCGCGGGGAGACTCGGCGGTCTCGGGAGCGCGCACTTCATCGCGAAGGACGCCCTCGACCTCCTCCGGAGCGAAGGCGGTGCCGGGAAGGTGATCTTCTCGTTCCTCCTCCCCCTCGGGCTCGTCTGGGTCTGCCTTCAGGTCCTGATCCGGTTCATCCCGGGGATCGATCCCCTCGTGGTCTTTGCGGTTCTGCTCGGGGTGATATCGGCCACGATCTACAACTGGCTGACCGAGTTCGACTCCTTCACCTCCTACGCCTTCCTGCCGGTGGAGGTCTCGGAGGTGATCGACGCGAAACTGAAGAGCTACGCGCTTGCAAACCTCCTCCCGGCGACAGTGCTCGTGCTCGCGGCGGCGACCTCCGGCGGGGCGGGGACGTTCCTCCCGGCCCTTGCCGCGTTCGCCTCGGTCTCGGCCTACACCCTCGCGGTGACGGTCTACCTGACCGGGCTCCACCCGAACGTGATGCTCTATCACGCCTGGGTCTTTCTGCGCTACCTCCTCGCGATAAGCCCGGCGCTCCTGCTCCTCATCTTCGCCTCGATCGTCGACCCCGCGTACGCGGCCCTGAGCCTCCTCCTCCTCGCGCCCGCGGCGTTCCTCCTCGCCCGCGCCCGGACGAGGTGGCAGGCGTGGGAGATGCCGACGTACTGAACCTCTCACTTTCACCCCCCGCGCGGCGCGGTTTTTAACCCCCGGCAGGCGACCCCGGGAGTATGCTAGAGAGAGCAGGCTACCTCCAGAACAGCAGGTGCGCCGCGGCCGACGAGTGGGGGAGACCCTGCCGGATCGTCGAGATCGCCCTCGACGGCAGGCGGTTCGGGGCCAGGGTCGGCGAACTCCAGCAGGCGCTCGGCGGCCGGCGCCCGGCCCGGGTCAGGCTCCTTCACGACGACTGGGGCCCGGTTCTCGGGGATACGGTCGGCCGCGCGGAGCGGTCGCGGACGGGGAAGGCGGTCGTCTTCGAGCTCGTCACCGGCGAGCGCTACACGGTGCCGGCCGCGGCGCTCCGGGCCGTCCTTGCCCGGGAGGCCGCCTTTGCTCCCGTCTCGGCAATCCTCCCCGCGGGCATCCCGGCCGTCCGACAGCAGGTTCTCGTCACCGGGTAACCCCCGCCTCGCGGAGCGCCGCCTCCCCTGCATCGCGGAACGCCCGCCCGACGTTGCCCGGGCCGAGGAGAACGCCCCCGAAGATCCGCGAGACCACCAGCGCGTGGCTCCCGAGGCTGTGCCTGCGGAGCAGGTCGAGGAGGATCCTCCCCGGCCGGCCGACCTC from Methanoculleus chikugoensis encodes the following:
- a CDS encoding HEAT repeat domain-containing protein, translated to MQKTIERREAQEEGNAETRELMYAMLNGDTYTSLQAIGALGAMGAPAVGPLVRALLAVDSDARWVVAMALARAGTEAVEPLIGVVLVADDGIKNPAIWALAEIGDQRAVDPLVGALRTSRSECCRALTAAALLKLGDPAGIAEVEKEFERSGAGFRGLAMEAFEGT
- a CDS encoding ABC transporter ATP-binding protein, whose protein sequence is MIEATELTKNYGNVTAVNRVSFSVAEGELFGLLGPNGSGKTTMIRMLTGQIPPTAGSARVMGLDPANDPIGVRGLVGIIPEQETPPSFLTAEEYLRFVAGIRNLDSVDERCDRWFDLLEFQDKRDVLCKDLSRGTRQKLMFAQAFLHEPRLALIDEPLINLDPIMQRTVKDFLTSYVQGGGTVFISTHILEIAEEICDRIGIIHNGRLLHSGPVEDLVATGRHLESFFLDLVRGDAGA
- the glgP gene encoding alpha-glucan family phosphorylase, which codes for MKTEIPYDRFAHVPERIFGLVDLAYNLWWSWHSSASVLFKMLNRAEWKMSRHNPVRMLLDTPPRFFERAAANPEYLRRYDIIMHRFHEYMTPGTSWFAQHYPGRTPLTIAYLSSEFGLHHSLPFYAGGLGILAGDHVKASSDLGVPTVAVGFMYAEGYLHQHIEADGWQKNVAEILDRDAAPVLRVLGDDGKQLVVQVPLIDPPIYVAVWKVQVGRVPLYLLDTHIDENHPENRNISHRLYLKELECRLRQELVLGIGGRKVLHTLGVEYSAMHLNEGHSAFALLERLRERLVAGMSPDEAREQVRGTSVFTTHTPVAAAHDVFPEDLMAKYFRSYSSSLDLSWDGFMALGDDPHNPGAGFNMTAFALRMTRFHNGVSKKHGEVAREMWQPLWPDLPPEKVPIDAITNGVHVPTWLNHRIEALIDRYMDPIYPNWREDYDNPIIWEVVDEIPDEELWREHQWLKMKLFARIRDRKRRKWARHRNEPANLAAEGLMLDTPALTIGFARRFAEYKRADLIFEDLDRLDRIVNNRWRPVQFVFAGKAHPADEQGKRILQTIYQYSQDPRFGGRIAFVEDYNEQLARYMVHGVDVWMNTPVPLMEASGTSGMKAGMNGVLNLSVLDGWWVEGYNGRNGWGFEGHATAPGDNRADAETIYDLIENEVAPLYYSRTMNDVPHKWVRMMKESIKSVAPQYCSLRMLKEYVTRYYPSVCGYAAEPGEQLAGLEGICPPEPAPRMR